GGGCTGTCACCCTGGTCTGCCTTCACTGTTGCCCACAATTTTTACCATCCCCACACTTCTTACCGGCTGCCCCCATGCTGATCGATAGTCATCACCATCTCTGGAAATACAGCGTCGACGACTATGGCTGGATCGACGATTCCATGTCGGTGCTGAAGAACGACTTCCTGGCACCCCAATTGGCAGAAATCGCCGACGGTCATTCGGTCGATGGTTTCGTCAGTGTCCAGGCCCGTCAGTGCATCGAAGAGACCGATGCCTTGCTGGAAATCGCCGAACAGGAATCACGCATCCGCGGCATCGTCGGCTGGGTGCCCTTGATCGATCCGGACGTCGACAAGCACTTGCACCATTATGCGGACCAACCGCGGGTGGTGGGTTTTCGGCATGTGGTGCAAGACGAACCCGATGACCGTTTTCTGTTGCGGGAAGATTTCAATCGCGGTGTCGGCCGGCTGCGTGAATTTGGATTCGTCTATGACATTCTGATTTTCGGACGACAGTTGCCCGCGGCACTGGAATTCGTCGACCGACATCCCGACCAAAAGTTTGTCTTGGACCATATCGCCAAACCGGCGATCGACGGCGACCACGTCAACGCGAATTGGATGACCAATTTCCGCCAGTTGGCCAAGCGTTCCAATGTCGTTTGCAAGTTCAGCGGCGTTGTGACCGAGGTCCGTGACGAACAATGGACGATCGACACGATCCGTCCGTACTTTGACATCGCGTTGGAAGCATTCGGTGCAGACCGATTGATGTTCGGAAGCGACTGGCCGGTCTGTTTGCTTCGTTCGCAGTACACCCGGTGGCTGGACACGGTCCGGCAACTGACCGAACCACTCAGCGATTCTGAAAAGTCGCAGTTCTTTGCCCAGACCGCGATCGACGCCTACGGCTTGAAGTGATTCCGATCACCGGAAAAGAATCCGATCAATACGACTTGGCAAAAATGGCGTAGTGATCCGCCGGCTTGCCGGTCAAAAAGCATTTGCCCGGATGGTTGTCGCCACGCGGAATACACCGTGGGGTGACTTTCAGTTCTTTCAACAATTCGGCCAAGTCTGCTTCGCTGGCGTAGTGGCACTTGGCAAAGCCACCATGGATCTCCGGATTCTTGGCATTGGCCGGCGTGAAGAACGAACGGAAATCGGCTTCGTTATCGATCGTGACGGTGTTGTCGTTGCGCATTGCCAAGGCGCGTTCAAACAACCCCTTTTGAATCTGGGCCAATAGGTCGCTCACCTTGGCGACGAATTCGGCTTTGTCCATGCCGGTGCTTTTGGGCTGATCACGACGGCCGACGAAGACGCTGCCGGCGGCCATGTCTTTCGGACCGACTTCCAATCGAATCGGGACGCCGCGTTTGACGTGATACCACTTCTTTTCACCGCCCCGAATATCGCGGTCATCGATTTCGACACGGATGGGTTGGTTGTCGTATTTTTGGGCGGCGATCTGATCACGAAGCTCGTTGACGTATTGCAGAATCTGGCCGCGTTGATCGTCGCCTTTGTAAATCGGTTGGATCACGATTTGGGTGGGTGCCAAACGTGGCGGCAAGACCAAGCCGTCGTCGTCACTGTGGGTCATCACCAATGCGCCGACCAAACGTGTGGAAACGCCCCAGCTGGTGGTCCAAGCGTACTGGATGTCACCGGTTTCGCTTTGAAACTTGATCTCCTGGGCTTTGGAGAAATTTTGTCCAAGGAAGTGGCTGGTGCCCGCCTGCAGTGCCTTGCGATCCTGCATCATCGCTTCGATGGACAGCGTTTCGACGGCACCGGGAAAGCGTTCGCTGTCGGTCTTGCTACCGACGATCACCGGCATGGCCATCCAGTTTTCGGCAAAGTCGGCATAGACGTCGATCATCCGCTCGGTTTCTTCCACCGCTTCGTCGGCGGTCGCATGAACCGTGTGACCTTCCTGCCACAAGAATTCAGCGGTCCGCAAAAACATCCGCGTCCGCATTTCCCAACGAACGACATTGGCCCACTGGTTGATCAGAATCGGCAGATCACGATAGCTCTGAACCCACTTGGAATAGGTCGCGCCGATGATCGTTTCGCTGGTCGGCCGAACGATCAGTGGTTCTTCCAACTTGCCGGCCGGTCGCAGCCCGCCGTCGGGATCCGGTTCCAGACGGTGGTGGGTGACGACGGCGCATTCCTTGGCGAACCCCTCGACATGTTCCGCTTCCTTTTCCAGAAAGCTCATGGGAATGAATAGCGGGAAATAGGCGTTCTGGTGCCCGGTCGCCTTGAACATGTCGTCCAGGGATCGCTGCATGTTTTCCCACAGCCGGTATCCCCACGGTTTGATCACGATGCAGCCGCGGACCGCCGACGTTTCCGCCATATCGGCCGCACGGACCACCTGTTGAAACCATTCCGGATAATCTTCGGCACGGGTCGGCGTGATGGCGGTTTTGGCCATGGCAGTGATGCAAGAGTTCGAGGCGTCAGAACATCAAGAAAACGCGTGCGAACCAGGCCCACACGCGTCGAACGAAAGCGGCATCGTACCGAAGCCGCCGGATCAGAATAAGACCGCGCCCGCCGGTCGAACCGGCGACGGCCTATCGCCGAATGTTCAGCAATTCGTCGATCAATTGCTGGCTGGTCGTGATCACCCGGCTGTTGCCCCGATACATCGTGCTTGCCAACACCAGATCGACCAAGTCTTTTCCGATGTCGGTGTTGGACAATTCCAACGCACCCCCGATGACCTTACCGATCCCGTTTTCGCCGGGTGCCCCTTGGACGGGAAGCCCCGTGTTGATCCCTTCGGCGTACAGGTTCAGTCCCTTGGCCTCCAGACCGGCCGGGTTGGCAAAGCGAGCCAATTGCAACTGGCCCAGGTCACGCGTGATCCCGTTGCTGAACACACCGCGGATCGTGCCGTCTTCGCCGACGACAAAACTGTTCAGCACCCCAGGTTCGCTACCGTCCTGCCGTGTCGCAGCCAACGAAGCCTCTTGGGTCGCCAAACCGGACACCAATGAGAAATCCATATCGAATTGCAGCGGCGAAACACTGGGGACGCCGTTCCGGTCGATGGCAATGCTTTCGTTGGTCGCATCCACAAAGTTACCGTTGCCATCGAACGTGATCAGCCCGGTACCGACGGCAATCTCCGTTCCATCGCCCGGTTGGTTTTCGGGGCTGTCGGCATACCAGCGGTACACGGTCGATTGATCGGTACGGCTTTCCAAGACGGCGGTCACACGCACGTTGATCGGAACACCCAGTGAATCGTAAACGATGAAGTCACTGGCGGCACTTTGGCCGACCGCGTCCTGGGTGACACCGAACGCCAAGTTGGGCGTGGTCACGGTGCCGACCGAATCGGTGATTCGAAACGCACTGAGGTCAATGTCCAAGGCGTTTAGTTCGCCGTTGTTACTGACGATTCGAATCGTGCCGTTGTTGATGTAGGCTCCCGGCGCCAAGTCTGCGGATTCACCGGGGATGTTATTCTCGCTAAGCGGGATCGGATTCTGTGAATCGACTTGGGACGTTTGAATCCCTGACGAATCGACGACGAAATCCAAGAAGTCTTGAACGGTCGTCGTGTCGGTGACTTCGAAGGTTTGTTCGCCCAGTGATCGCCCACCCTTGCGGCCGCTATAACTAAGCGTTCCTTCTTGGAAGACTTGTTCGTACGTCAAACCATCACGCTTCAACACGTCGGTCAACAACGTGTTGCTGTTGATCGTCGGACCGTCCATGTTCAGCAGTTGATTGCCGGCCGTGTCCAAGTCCGCGATCTGTGCGTCCGTCTTGGTGTCCGTGTATGTTTCGCCCGGCGCGACGCTGTCAACCAAATAAAAGTTGTTTTGGTCACCGGCTAAGTTGCGATAGATCCGGATTTCGTCATAGGCGGGAAAACCACCCGACACCGGGGGCGTCGGTGGCACCGGAAAATCGTCCAAAGTCAAACGACCATTGACCACGCTTTGCGGACCAATCAACACACTCGGTCGCGATTCGACTTCACCGTTGCGGTGATAAGTAATCATGTACGTGTAGTTGCCCGTCAGCGTCGAATCATCCAAGGCGTTGGCCGACAGCGCGGTTGTCCCATCATCGGTGAAGGTGCCACCGGCGGTCGTGGTGCCAAGAAAGAAGAAATCGCTGCCGTCGGGTGACGTTCGATAGACGTTGACGTTGGGGTAATCACCCCCGGTGGAATCCGTCGGCAGATTCGTCAGTTCGATATTTCCGCCCACACCGACGGTCGCCGAAATCGCGCCGCTGGGTGTCGATTCACGTCCGTTGGCGTCCACCAGGGCGACTCGATACTGATACGTTCCCGGGGCAAGCGTTCCCACACCGGCGGTGCTGATGCCGATCGATGAACTGTCGGAAAACGGCGCAGTGCTAAGCGATACGCCCGACGCATCGGGACGTGGTGTCTGGGCGTCACCCAGAACTGCGCTTTCGATCACCTGGGCGGCGCTGGACACTTCGCCCTCGGGGGTCAGCGTGCCTTCGAAGTTCACAATTTCGGTCGCCTTGGCAACACTCTCGGTTCCCAGCGGAACTTGAAGCGGCACCAAGCTGGATTTGTCCAAGCTGAACTGTTCGTCGACGCCGTAGCCCAACAAACGCTGACCGGTTGCATTGACCAGTTCGGCATCACTGTTGAGCTTAAAAATCCCGTTTCGCGAATACAACGTTTCGCCGGCATCACCTTGGACAACGAAGAATCCATCGCCCTGGATCGCCAAATCCGACGACGAACTGCTGATTTCGATCGTGCCTTGGTTGTGATTCGCCGCGATTTCAGCGATCTGAACCCCCAAACCGATCTGGCGTGGGTTGGTACCACCGTTGCTGTCGGTGGGGCTGGACCCCAGCGTCAGCGTCTGCAGAAACTGGTCAGCGAAAACAACATCGGATGATTTGAACCCGACCGTTTGCGCGTTGGCCAGGTTGTTACCGATCACGTCGATTTGAGTTTCCGCTGCACTTAATCCCGTCAGCGCAGTGGTCAAAGCGGATTGCAGACCCATGGTCGGTGTCCCCGGTTATCGTAGGCGAACCGGGTCAACCACCGATCGGTCGGGCCGCCAACGGCTCAATCAGAGCCGCCGGGCGTCGCAATCGGTAAAGTTCACCCAGTTTGAATTTCGCGAATGTTCTTTACATCCATCGTCCGTTCACCCACATGAACTTTGACCGAACGTGAACCAGAATTCGGATCTGTTGAAACTGTGACGCGATCGACCGTGCCTTCGACGTCGGAAGTGTCATCGGCCAACCCCCGAACGGTCTGGCCGATCAGATTGCTAGCGGTCACCAATTCTTGACTGTGTGAGAAATCGGACAGCGTTTCGCTCAGCGAGTCCGTCGCCCCGATTTCACGGATCAGCCCGATCTGCTGAATCATTTCCGAATTGTCCATCGGATTCAGCGGGTCCTGGTTTTGCAGTTCTTCCATCAACAACGTCAGGAAGTCGGTGCTGCCCATGTCGTTGAAGCTTTGGTCCGTCCCGCCGAATTGGCCCGCCGCTTCGGCCGCCGAAAAATCCGCGCCGCCGCTGCCTGAGATCGCTGACATGTTGTTTGACCGTTGCTAGAAGATGCCGTGAAACAGTAGACGCGTTGGCGTACGGGCGAAGCGTCCCGTCCGGGGCCCTGGTGGTGGTGATAGGAAACCTGGCGGACGCAAGGCGAGATCAATGCCGAAAATCGATGCCGCCGCCCGGTGTCGCCGCGGTTGCGGTCGGATTTGCAGGTGCGGTACCGGAAACGGATGGGTTGCCCGGCGACGGTGCCGTTTCCCCACCCTGGTACCGACGACGGTGACGCCCGGCGTCTTGCTGAGATTCGTCTCTGGCTTGCTGGTGGTCGTGGAAACCGTTTTCACCTTCCGCGGACGATTCCTGTTCGACGCTCAACCGATCCACTTGCATGCCCTGGGCTTCCAAACGCGTACGCAACTCGGGCAATTGTTGCCGCAGCATTTCGGCCGCTGTTTCCGAATCGGCGACCACGCGTGCTTGGATTTTTTTGTCACGGACCTGCATTTCCACCCGCACACTGCCCAGTTCGGCGGGGGCCAGTTTCAAACGAATGCTGCCGCCTTCGCTGCCGAAGTGTTGAAACGCCTTGCTGACCCGCTGCACCAGTCGGGCACGCGTCACAGCGTCAGCCGGATTTCGCGTCTGTGCTGACTTAGACTTCGATGCCGATGCGGCATCGCCCGCCCCTTTGGTCTGCTGGATCGATTCGGTGACCGAGTCGATTTTTCCGCTAGCGTTGCCACCGCGTGCAGCCGATTCGCCCGCCGCTTTGGAAGCCGCGGAAACGGCCGACGACGCGTTGGTCGCTGCGACGACCGGCCGCGTTTGGACCGTATCAACTTTGGTCACGACTTCGGCAGAAACCGCTGCCGCTGGTTCGCCGTCCGGAACGGGTGTGCTTTGGGATGAACTGGGTGTCGCCGGAGATCCAGCGCCCGCGCCGTTTCCGACCGGTTCGCCCTGTGGTGCAGGGGATTCGGCGCGTCGTTCTCTGGGGTCACGACGTCGCCGCCCTTCACCTGCATCGGTTTGGGCCGCCGTCCAGGATTCCAAGTCGACCGACGCCGGATCGTCGCCGGTGGTTGCCGATGGATCATTGACCGGGTTGGCCGCGGCGGCTTCGCCGGTTCGGCCCGTTGTATCCGCGTTCGTCGGACCCGTTACCACCGGTGCATCGACTTGTTTCGCCTCGGAGGCCTTGGATCGACGTCGCCCATAGCCTTCCGCGGCAACCACAGTTTCCGCTTCGACCTTGATTTCGCCGGTGTTGGTTTCAACTCGGGCGACGTCCGCCGCTTCGACCTCCGCCGCCTCGGTCGTCACAGCATCAGCGGATTCCTGTTTCACCTCGGCCGATTGTTCCGCCGGCCCGTGTTCGTTTTCAACCGATGCCGTCCACTGGGCGGACGTTTCTTCGACGTCGGCATCGCCCGAAACGGCATGTTTCTGCGTCGTTGATTCCGCAGACGAATCGTCGTTGGAATCGTTGTCGGACGAATCCGACGCTTCAGTGGGCCCCGAATCCGACAGTGACGTGTCAGGTTCGCTGGTGGCGTCGGTCTGCTGGACGACGGGCTGCGCGACGGACATCGCGGCAAAGATTTCGGCAAATGGATCGACCAGCCCCGTTTCCGCGGTCAAACGATTTGCGTTCAAGACGGGCTTGGACCGACGTGAAACCGCCGACGGCGTCGCTTGGTGCGCAGCGTCGCTTTGTTGGATCACCGACATGCCAACCGACCCCCCAGTCCTTTGGCGTAACGATCGAAAGGACGACCGCCACGACTGAGACGTCTTCAACCGATCCGATTAACGGCCGGCTTGTTCGATCGCAGTGGTCTCCGGCTGTCCGTCACCGATCCGACGAATGATCTCGTGAAGCTTATCTTTTTCGTCTTCGGTTTCGAACTCTGCCAATATCTCTGATCGTTTATCAATTGGCATGGCTTTAATGATACCGACGACGTCATCAATTTTCTCATCGTCATAAATTCTCAACAGCTGGTCTTTTGCCGCATCGGCTTCCAGCGATTGGATCGTCTGCTGGCGTTCGATCGCCCCCTGATCGCGGATCCCCGCTTTGACCCGCGCGATTTCATCGTTGATCGATTGGATTCGCCCGTCGAAGACCTGGGTTTCTTCCACCAGCACCGCCATTTGTTCGCTCAGTTCGTCGCGGGCACGCTTTTGGCTTCGCAATCGCAGGTCCATGTTCATGCCTTCCAGACGACGGGCTTCCAGGATTTCTTCAAAATCGGGCTGCTCGCGTTCTTCCGCATCACGCAAGATTTTTTGCAATCGGTTGCCACTGATATCGATACCGTTCAGCAACGCAACGACTTTCACGCCGGTTTCATGGCTGAGCGATCCGGTGGAGGCAAAATAGCCCAACATGATCATCTGGGTGATGACCGTGCCGATGCAAAACGCCGTAAAGACGCGCAGGATCAGTTTCATCATTCATGGCCTCCGTCGTCGATCAGTCGCGACCGTCACCGAGTGTTTCCGCGTCGCGGCCCGCTGCGGCGGCACGCTGGAAATTCCGAGATGCGGCTTCGTCCAATTCCAACTGTTCGCGACGATTTTGTTGTTCGCGATAGCGTTGCTGGTCAATCTCTTTCAGCTTTTCCCAGCGTTTGACTTCGATCTGTGCCGTTTTCAGCATTTCTTGGCGGCGTTGCAGTTCCTGGACCAGCTTTCCACGCGTGTCAGCCAGACTTTGCAGATCCCCCTGCAACTGTAGGTCATAGCGACCTCCCTGCAGCATGCGGTCAACCGAAACGTTGCCAGTCAGGGATTCTCCCGACATCGCCTGCTTCAGATCGATGCGTGTTTGTTCGACCTCCTGCATCTGCTGATCGATCTTTGCAATCGCCGCGTTGGCCTGTCCCAC
The Crateriforma spongiae DNA segment above includes these coding regions:
- a CDS encoding amidohydrolase family protein, whose product is MLIDSHHHLWKYSVDDYGWIDDSMSVLKNDFLAPQLAEIADGHSVDGFVSVQARQCIEETDALLEIAEQESRIRGIVGWVPLIDPDVDKHLHHYADQPRVVGFRHVVQDEPDDRFLLREDFNRGVGRLREFGFVYDILIFGRQLPAALEFVDRHPDQKFVLDHIAKPAIDGDHVNANWMTNFRQLAKRSNVVCKFSGVVTEVRDEQWTIDTIRPYFDIALEAFGADRLMFGSDWPVCLLRSQYTRWLDTVRQLTEPLSDSEKSQFFAQTAIDAYGLK
- a CDS encoding flagellar hook-basal body complex protein, producing the protein MGLQSALTTALTGLSAAETQIDVIGNNLANAQTVGFKSSDVVFADQFLQTLTLGSSPTDSNGGTNPRQIGLGVQIAEIAANHNQGTIEISSSSSDLAIQGDGFFVVQGDAGETLYSRNGIFKLNSDAELVNATGQRLLGYGVDEQFSLDKSSLVPLQVPLGTESVAKATEIVNFEGTLTPEGEVSSAAQVIESAVLGDAQTPRPDASGVSLSTAPFSDSSSIGISTAGVGTLAPGTYQYRVALVDANGRESTPSGAISATVGVGGNIELTNLPTDSTGGDYPNVNVYRTSPDGSDFFFLGTTTAGGTFTDDGTTALSANALDDSTLTGNYTYMITYHRNGEVESRPSVLIGPQSVVNGRLTLDDFPVPPTPPVSGGFPAYDEIRIYRNLAGDQNNFYLVDSVAPGETYTDTKTDAQIADLDTAGNQLLNMDGPTINSNTLLTDVLKRDGLTYEQVFQEGTLSYSGRKGGRSLGEQTFEVTDTTTVQDFLDFVVDSSGIQTSQVDSQNPIPLSENNIPGESADLAPGAYINNGTIRIVSNNGELNALDIDLSAFRITDSVGTVTTPNLAFGVTQDAVGQSAASDFIVYDSLGVPINVRVTAVLESRTDQSTVYRWYADSPENQPGDGTEIAVGTGLITFDGNGNFVDATNESIAIDRNGVPSVSPLQFDMDFSLVSGLATQEASLAATRQDGSEPGVLNSFVVGEDGTIRGVFSNGITRDLGQLQLARFANPAGLEAKGLNLYAEGINTGLPVQGAPGENGIGKVIGGALELSNTDIGKDLVDLVLASTMYRGNSRVITTSQQLIDELLNIRR
- a CDS encoding flagellar hook-length control protein FliK, producing the protein MSVIQQSDAAHQATPSAVSRRSKPVLNANRLTAETGLVDPFAEIFAAMSVAQPVVQQTDATSEPDTSLSDSGPTEASDSSDNDSNDDSSAESTTQKHAVSGDADVEETSAQWTASVENEHGPAEQSAEVKQESADAVTTEAAEVEAADVARVETNTGEIKVEAETVVAAEGYGRRRSKASEAKQVDAPVVTGPTNADTTGRTGEAAAANPVNDPSATTGDDPASVDLESWTAAQTDAGEGRRRRDPRERRAESPAPQGEPVGNGAGAGSPATPSSSQSTPVPDGEPAAAVSAEVVTKVDTVQTRPVVAATNASSAVSAASKAAGESAARGGNASGKIDSVTESIQQTKGAGDAASASKSKSAQTRNPADAVTRARLVQRVSKAFQHFGSEGGSIRLKLAPAELGSVRVEMQVRDKKIQARVVADSETAAEMLRQQLPELRTRLEAQGMQVDRLSVEQESSAEGENGFHDHQQARDESQQDAGRHRRRYQGGETAPSPGNPSVSGTAPANPTATAATPGGGIDFRH
- a CDS encoding flagellar hook assembly protein FlgD, with the translated sequence MSAISGSGGADFSAAEAAGQFGGTDQSFNDMGSTDFLTLLMEELQNQDPLNPMDNSEMIQQIGLIREIGATDSLSETLSDFSHSQELVTASNLIGQTVRGLADDTSDVEGTVDRVTVSTDPNSGSRSVKVHVGERTMDVKNIREIQTG
- the fliJ gene encoding flagellar export protein FliJ — encoded protein: MSFQYRFDILLRLRERERDEAGAAVGQANAAIAKIDQQMQEVEQTRIDLKQAMSGESLTGNVSVDRMLQGGRYDLQLQGDLQSLADTRGKLVQELQRRQEMLKTAQIEVKRWEKLKEIDQQRYREQQNRREQLELDEAASRNFQRAAAAGRDAETLGDGRD
- the proS gene encoding proline--tRNA ligase, with product MAKTAITPTRAEDYPEWFQQVVRAADMAETSAVRGCIVIKPWGYRLWENMQRSLDDMFKATGHQNAYFPLFIPMSFLEKEAEHVEGFAKECAVVTHHRLEPDPDGGLRPAGKLEEPLIVRPTSETIIGATYSKWVQSYRDLPILINQWANVVRWEMRTRMFLRTAEFLWQEGHTVHATADEAVEETERMIDVYADFAENWMAMPVIVGSKTDSERFPGAVETLSIEAMMQDRKALQAGTSHFLGQNFSKAQEIKFQSETGDIQYAWTTSWGVSTRLVGALVMTHSDDDGLVLPPRLAPTQIVIQPIYKGDDQRGQILQYVNELRDQIAAQKYDNQPIRVEIDDRDIRGGEKKWYHVKRGVPIRLEVGPKDMAAGSVFVGRRDQPKSTGMDKAEFVAKVSDLLAQIQKGLFERALAMRNDNTVTIDNEADFRSFFTPANAKNPEIHGGFAKCHYASEADLAELLKELKVTPRCIPRGDNHPGKCFLTGKPADHYAIFAKSY